A window of the Rhea pennata isolate bPtePen1 chromosome 19, bPtePen1.pri, whole genome shotgun sequence genome harbors these coding sequences:
- the C19H17orf67 gene encoding uncharacterized protein C17orf67 homolog, which yields MKKLLVFIFILVLLTIFADTSPILNEKEAKQILRTRREDRRRKAGFPDEPMREHMLYLQRLEQRSEEQFLEHWLNPHCFPHCNRDLVYPI from the exons ATGAAGAAGTTACTTGTGTTTATCTTCATTTTGGTCCTCCTGACAATTTTTGCAG ACACTTCTCcaattttgaatgaaaaggaAGCCAAACAGATTCTGAGAACTCGTCGTGAAGACAGACGCAGAAAAGCTGGTTTCCCTGATGAGCCAATGAGG gaGCATATGCTTTACCTCCAGCGCTTGGAGCAGAGATCAGAAGAACAATTCCTTGAACACTGGTTAAATCCACATTGCTTCCCACACTGCAACAGGGATTTAGTCTATCCTATCTAA
- the DGKE gene encoding diacylglycerol kinase epsilon, protein MEEPGGGAEWRLALWTLCSVLLPVLVTLWCSLQRARRQLLIRDIFRSSKHDWRYTDLFGQPSYCCVCGQPVLRGAFCRCCGRRAGEGCLKRAERRFPCKETLARGGRAPAAMPHHWIRGNVPLCSYCLVCRQQCGTQPKLCDYRCVWCQHTVHDECMQNSLKNEECTFGEFRDLIIPPYYLSAVNQMRKDKRTDYEKIVPYCRKHWIPIIILANTRSGNNMGETLLGEFKILLNPVQVFDLSKITPAKALQLCTLLPCNAVRVLVCGGDGTVGWVLDAIDEMKIKGQERYIPQVAILPLGTGNDLSNTLGWGAGYAGEVPVEQILRNVMEADGVKLDRWKVQVTNKGYYNLRKPKVFTMNNYFSVGPDALMALNFHAHREKTPSLFSSRIINKAVYFFYGTKDCLVQECKDLNKKVELELDGERIELPNLEGIIVLNIGYWGGGCRLWEGMGDEPYPLARHDDGLLEVVGVHGSFHCAQIQVKLANPVRLGQAHTVRLILKSSKMPMQVDGEPWAQGPCTVTITHKTHALMLYHSGEQTDDDASSVSEQEHMREQTDEDV, encoded by the exons aTGGAGGAGCCGGGGGGCGGCGCCGAGTGGCGCCTGGCGCTGTGGACGCTGTGCTCGGTGCTGCTGCCGGTGCTGGTCACGCTGTGGTGCAGCCTGCAGCGGGCCCGGCGGCAGCTGCTCATCCGCGACATCTTCCGCAGCAGCAAGCACGACTGGCGCTACACGGACCTCTTCGGGCAGCCCTCGTACTGCTGCGTGTGCGGCCAGCCCGTGCTGCGCGGCGCCTTCTGCCGCTgctgcgggcgccgcgccggcgagGGCTGCCTCAAGCGCGCCGAGCGCCGCTTCCCCTGCAAGGAGACGctcgcccgcggcggccgggcccccgccgccaTGCCCCACCACTGGATCCGGGGCAACGTCCCGCTCTGCAGCTACTGCCTGGTGTGCCGGCAGCAGTGCGGCACCCAGCCCAAGCTCTGCGACTACAG atgtGTGTGGTGTCAGCATACTGTACATGATGAATGCATGCAGAATTCTCTAAAGAATGAGGAGTGTACATTTGGAGAATTCAGAGACTTGATTATTCCACCGTATTACTTATCTGCTGTCAACCAGATGCGTAAAGACAAAAGAACTGATTATGAAAAG ATTGTACCTTACTGCAGAAAACACTGGATCCCAATAATCATACTGGCTAATACTCGTAGTGGAAACAACATGGGTGAAACCTTATTAGGAGAATTTAAAATTCTACTGAATCCTGTTCAg gTTTTTGATCTAAGCAAAATTACACCTGCTAAAGCACTCCAGCTTTGTACCTTGCTGCCTTGTAATGCTGTCAGGGTCCTTGTCTGTGGTGGGGATGGCACAGTGGGCTGGGTCCTAGATGCAATTGATGAAATGAAGATAAAG GGGCAAGAACGCTATATTCCACAAGTTGCAATCTTACCTCTAGGAACAGGCAATGATCTGTCTAATACACTGGGCTGGGGTGCAGGCTATGCTGGAGAAGTTCCTGTAGAACAAATCTTACGAAATGTCATGGAAGCAGATGGAGTCAAGCTAGACAG atggAAGGTTCAGGTAACAAACAAAGGATACTACAATTTAAGGAAACCAAAG GTGTTCACAATGAACAACTACTTTTCTGTAGGACCTGATGCTCTTATGGCTTTAAATTTCCATGCTCATCGTGAGAAGACTCCCTCtctgttttccagcagaatTATTAATAAG gcTGTTTACTTTTTCTATGGAACCAAAGACTGTTTAGTACAAGAATGTAAAGATCTCAACAAAAAGGTTGAG CTAGAGTTGGATGGTGAGAGAATCGAGTTGCCCAACTTGGAAGGCATCATAGTTCTGAACATTGGATACTGGGGAGGTGGCTGTAGACTCTGGGAAGGAATGGGTGATGAACCTTATCCTTTGGCAAG GCATGATGATGGATTGCTGGAAGTTGTTGGAGTTCATGGTTCTTTCCACTGTGCCCAGATACAGGTGAAACTAGCAAATCCTGTTCGTCTAGGGCAGGCACATACAGTGAGG CTGATTTTGAAGAGTTCAAAGATGCCAATGCAGGTGGATGGTGAACCATGGGCTCAGGGGCCTTGCACTGTTACCATAACTCATAAGACGCATGCACTGATGTTGTATCATTCTGGTGAACAAACAGATGACGACGCTTCCAGTGTGTCCGAGCAAGAGCACATGAGAGAGCAGACAGATGAAGATGTATAG